Proteins encoded by one window of Planktothrix tepida PCC 9214:
- the cbiT gene encoding precorrin-6Y C5,15-methyltransferase subunit CbiT — MSKLWPYVTPGIPDDLFERLPGIPLSKREVRLLLVSLMRLQPDSIVWDIGAGTGTIPVETGLLCPHGRIIAIERDEDVANLIRLNCERFEVKNVDVIEGNAPDCLQDISYLPHRVCLEGGRPIKAILNEVWKYLQPHGRIVATASNLETLYAISEGFAELQVRNVEVVQSAMNRLEKRGNHQTFEAVNPLFILSGEKID; from the coding sequence ATGTCCAAACTTTGGCCCTATGTCACCCCTGGTATTCCTGATGATTTATTTGAACGGTTACCGGGTATTCCGTTGAGTAAGCGAGAAGTTCGGTTATTATTAGTGTCTCTCATGCGACTACAACCCGACTCAATTGTCTGGGATATTGGGGCAGGTACTGGGACAATTCCGGTGGAAACGGGGTTATTATGTCCTCATGGTCGAATTATTGCCATTGAACGGGATGAAGATGTGGCGAATTTAATTCGGCTGAATTGTGAACGGTTTGAAGTTAAAAATGTTGATGTTATTGAAGGGAACGCCCCAGATTGTTTACAGGATATTTCCTATCTTCCCCATCGGGTTTGTTTGGAAGGAGGGCGACCCATTAAAGCGATTTTAAATGAAGTTTGGAAATATCTACAACCTCACGGACGAATTGTGGCGACTGCATCAAATTTAGAAACTCTTTATGCTATTTCTGAAGGGTTTGCTGAATTACAAGTCCGTAATGTGGAAGTAGTTCAATCTGCCATGAATCGCTTAGAAAAAAGGGGAAATCATCAAACCTTTGAGGCTGTTAATCCCCTGTTTATTTTAAGTGGGGAAAAAATAGATTGA
- a CDS encoding phosphatidate cytidylyltransferase, translating into MPSLSRIISGIIAIILALGMLIFGGWYFTLGFSVIVYLGQLEYFQLVRAKGIEPAGKTTLVVSQALLLTAAFSPTLVDAMFALAGTLICFYLLFQPKLSTIADISSSILGLFYGGYLPSYWVRLRVGLEPHTLLEKAFASPITFNEHWLENLSFPNLSQGLTATLLAFSCIWAADIGAYIFGKCFGRTRLSDISPKKTVEGAIFGVLGSIVVAILGSWLLQWPGFPWAGLILGLLIGIASLLGDLTESLMKRDAGVKDSGQLIPGHGGILDRADSYVFTAPLVYYFITLFLPLLLA; encoded by the coding sequence ATGCCTTCTTTGTCTCGCATTATAAGTGGAATTATAGCAATTATTTTAGCTTTGGGAATGCTCATTTTTGGAGGATGGTATTTTACCCTTGGTTTTAGTGTGATTGTCTATTTAGGTCAATTAGAATATTTTCAATTAGTCCGGGCTAAAGGAATAGAACCTGCGGGGAAAACAACTTTAGTGGTAAGTCAAGCCTTATTGTTAACGGCGGCATTTTCTCCAACTTTAGTCGATGCGATGTTCGCCTTAGCCGGAACGCTCATTTGTTTTTATCTCTTATTTCAACCGAAATTATCAACAATTGCTGATATTAGTTCCTCAATTTTAGGTTTATTTTATGGAGGATATTTACCCAGCTATTGGGTACGGTTAAGAGTTGGACTTGAACCCCATACATTATTAGAAAAAGCCTTTGCGAGTCCCATTACATTTAATGAACATTGGTTAGAGAATTTATCATTTCCTAATTTATCCCAAGGATTAACTGCAACTTTATTAGCTTTTAGCTGTATTTGGGCGGCGGATATTGGAGCTTATATTTTTGGTAAGTGTTTTGGACGGACTCGCCTATCGGATATTAGTCCGAAAAAAACCGTTGAAGGAGCAATTTTTGGGGTTTTAGGAAGTATTGTTGTAGCCATATTAGGATCTTGGTTGTTACAATGGCCAGGGTTTCCCTGGGCAGGTTTAATCCTGGGATTATTAATCGGAATTGCCAGTTTATTAGGGGATTTAACCGAATCTTTAATGAAACGAGATGCAGGCGTAAAAGATTCGGGTCAACTCATTCCCGGTCATGGCGGAATTTTAGACCGGGCTGATAGTTATGTCTTTACCGCCCCTTTAGTCTATTACTTTATCACCTTATTTTTACCTTTATTATTAGCCTAA